ttggCTTTTTCCAAAGATTTTCATCTCACGCTTCGCACTAGTCTTAATTATTTGGACTCTCGAGTGTTTCTACGGTTTTGAGATCAATCAAGCTTTCAATTACTCACTTGGATTTTGAAGTagttccttttttaaaaaatattttattcagcAAGTATAGAAAGTTTTGGTAtatttgcttctttttcttttttcctctttctggtttgctatttttttcttgCTTGGATCGTTTCAGATTTGCAAGATTTTGTGGTTCTTAGGCTTGATACTTGTTTGTGTTCTGAGAAAATAGAGAAATATGGAAAGAAAAGGATCTAATTCTAGCAATTCTTTAGAACTgctcattaaaaaaaattagattatttaaattattattgtatttctAAGCAACCAAGTGGAAAGCACCCTTTATAAACAGGATAGTGGAAGTTAAACGAAGCTTGAAGATTTtaaggaacttttaagttaatatCAAATCGGTTTAAATTTGCTGAAGGCTTGTATGAAGTTGTGATGGTTTCCACCTGTTTAATGTATCGAATGTTCTAGTTGTGCTAGTTTAGGCTTtaatcatctttcttctttgaaCTTGTTAATGTTGACGGAGGATTGAAGAGCATTTGGGTCTGTATCTTAAACAATGTTGCCGTTTTAATAATGTATCATTTTTTCAGcctatttcaatttatttaggtatattatatatgtacagTTTTGTCGACCATAACAGACTTGTGTTCTTCAAATGCAGTGAGTAGATATCAATCCCAAGTATCTCCAAATAAACCCTCAAGAAAAGCTTTCCAATTCAATCAAGGTAAATTGGAAATCCTTAAATGATGATGCTCTTTATTTACCTTCTAGATTTGCATATTGGGAATCCAATGTTTCTCTGTTTTGTTGCTCCTCATTTTGTTCCGTACGCTGCAAATTATGGTGCTCATTTTGCTCATTATTTTGTTTACCTTCTGGATTTTGTTGCTTAATGATGGTGCTCATTTTGTTCCTCATTTAATGATTGAAATTGTATTGTTGTTTATTAATTGGAATGATTTGAAGAGATGTAATTTTGTTTTACATATTTAGTTATTAGCTATCTATTATCCAGCTGAATCAACCTTATTTAGTCTTAAGCAAGCAGTAACCATTCAGAGAATATTTACATGGCGTATTGTACTATTTCTAGATAATTTGGCACCTTTTTTTCCCTGTTAGTATCTTTTGTGGTACCCTATTTCTAGAAAAGAAcccaaaacatataaaaaacctcaaaaaaagaaaaaaaagaaaaaaaagggatcgaaaaagaaagaagtaggCAGGAAAGACCAAACCTGAAAAGTGAAAGATAAGGGCCGCTAGTTAAGGAAGAAGGGAAAGAAAGGAATATGGTGTGCTGTTTTGAGTTTTGACATTACCCATGGCTGTATCCATGTACTTTTTTACtcccaatttattttggttaaactaCATCATTAGTTGTTCAAGTATGtgtaagttttttatttaatcaatgcCTGTTAGTCTCTTTTATGGTACCCTATTCTATTGAATAGCCTTGTTTTTATACACATCTGTGTTGTTGAAGTTACTCTTTGTTGCAATGTACTGCGTATAGAGTTTAGATTCCCTTAAATCCAATGTTATACACACCTGTTTCTTTTCTAATTATATCTCATTTTTGATTTTGTAGAAATTTTgagcatttttaatatttgtttacttaattttaaatttgttttttttcttaatataattatgttaGGTGTTCCAGAATCAATTGTTCCTTCGCAATCatctcgaggaaccaaaaggaaatgggttccagaagaagatgcagcaCTAGTTTCCTGCATggtggacttgcacaatgttgggACATTTAACGCTGATAcggggttcaaagccggttactTAAACGAGTTAGAAAAAATGTTAGAGAAGGCTTTACCCAACGCGATGTTGAAGGCAAGACCTAATATCGAGTCAAGGATTAGGTTACTGAAAAGAGATTGGTTAATAgtgtatgacatgcttaatggccaaaacaatagcggttttggttgggatgaCCATAGGCAGGTcattgttgctgaagatgcggtttgggactcttatttaaaggtaagaatgAGTTCAACTCTTTATTATCCTATTcttaccaaacttataactaatatgatttcctcgtTTTTATAGAGTCATAAAGAGCCGGTCAGTTCAAACATCGTAGtttcccttactacgaccaACTTACTGCTATATACGCAAAAGATCGAGCGACtgggaaagacgctcaaacagCCGCTGacgttcttgaagaaataaatgctgaGGATGTACCTTCTGCAGATATTAATGAAGACAGAAACGAATACTATGATTGCGATGCTAATGTCTCTTTcaatgacatggatgtttctgccACGGAGCCGCAAACAGACAAaaaccaagggggttcctcatcttcaaagaggaaaaaaaagaattctgaTGCAACTGGtcatttttcttcttcgatTAATGATCTTGCCACTTTATTGGTCGAAAACATGCGGCAATTGGCGAACAAATCAagaggagtattgcctccgatgtgGTAGTTCACCAGGGCATCCAAGAAAAAGCGGCAAATTTATATCCAACCTTATGTGAAATAGAAGGTTTAACTGTTGATGAACGGTTTCAAGCATTAagtaaaattccagatcatccaactcaactggtagttttctttagtttaccttctgatgTACGGTTGGAATGGGTCAAGATTTCTTCGACcattaaaatttatggttttgttgatgacattttcgtaactttttcatttgtaatatttgggaTGGTATGTCATATACAATGTTCTAACTTTTGATGTGGCAAAACCGTATAACATATGGATTGTGACATAGAATTTCATGAATCTCATTTAACCTTTTGTTAATATTCAATtgttattatgtttatgcaaaatacaattctaaagttatttattatcattaatattttttattgtagaataattaaattatttgttccacaaatgatattttagcacattaaatatgtattgcgtttaataataataaagtagattataaattatatttaataataattatttaaattatattttatagtattatatattatgattttagtaaattcatataagaataagaattttattaaattatatattattattaaattatatttaataataattattttaaattatattttagtattatatattatgattttattagtaaattcatataagaatatttattaacaattttattaaattatatattttattaaattatattctataacaattatgttaaaatatgattaaattatttattatttatattaataatcttattaaaatttaataacaataacaataattatctaccttaaaaaaattctgctaagggtattctagtcattttaacttttttccttgtactattacacctctattccattcaactaaacacaagaataccattacgcatctatttcattacattcaaccaaacaaaagaattacctattacgcctctattccattacgcttctattccattacagcgaaccaaacgtgctataaattttttacttggTCCAACCCCACCCATGGGCAACTCTACTACTAATGTACCAAATACTTTCcttttattaatatgttttatatttttttattaaaaataaattttgtttctattccctaaatatatatttttaacttcccaaataaaaaaaaaagaatatatattttgttaaaaataaaaacataaaatattttaaaagaaacgaAGTCTTATTTTCTACTTTTGAGCAAAACCATCTGAAGATCACGGCGACAATTTTCTGCCACGTGTAGTTGGCTACCTAAAATCATTGCTGTCGTTTCGGTGCACAGGTGCTCGCGAGGACACCGTAGCAAAACCTTAAGACCCATCACGTGTCCTCACTCAATTCACGGACTTGCTTGGTCAGTATATTACACAGACCTCAAAAGGAGCAGAAGAAAGCAACCTTTGTCTCTCATTTCTCTTTCTTGGACTCCTGTAATTTAAAGTTGAAAAAGCAACGATGCATCCGATAAATGCGGTTTTGGCGGCGAGGATGCTATTTAACACGGCGGCCTCGGTCAGTGAATCCGTCGGAGAAGGGATTCCGTTCGGATCTCCATGGTGGTTTATCTACGCCGGGATTTCTTGTTTTTTAGTACTTTTCGCAGGGATGATGTCGGGTCTCACCCTCGGACTGATGTCGCTTGGTCTCGTCGAACTCGAAATTCTTCAAAGGAGCGGCACTTCCACCGAGAAAAAACAAGCgggtagatttttttttggttctgaTTTGGAATAGTTGTGAAGGAATGATTGAAATTCGATTATTATTTAGTGTGAAACTTGGtctgttttttaaaatatctttgGGTTTTTAGCTGCTATTTTGCCGGTAGTTCAAAAACAGCATCAGCTTTTGGTGACTTTGCTTCTTTGCAATGCTGCTGCTATGGAGGTAAAAGCTTATTTAACAACTTTTTCGGTTCAATTTGATATGAATTTGAGTGAAACTATCGTGATTGTTTATGTGTTTTTTGATCCCATAGAAAATTGCACAAGGACCGTTCAAAGTTTTTGAATAAGCAATGTTTGATTGGAATTACATTTGCTAGAAAACTGATTTTCCGATGAATTTCTGAGATAGCAAACTGAAGTTTTCAGTTGATTAGTGAGGTCCTAGTAATATGGCTTGTTGATAATACTGTTTCTTACATTCAAGTTTGTAGGAACTTTGCATCTGGGAATGACTGCCGAACCCATCACCATGTACTTTTTTGCCTTTATCTTATTATACGAATGAAGTTTTGATTCTGTTAAGTAGGCAATTCAGCTCTAATTACAAAGAAGTATTTAACCTAGAGTTATTAGCTGATTTCTTCCCTAAGCCTTTTGTATATCATATTGAGTAAGATTTTAGGTAGTTCCCCATTATTGGTTAACTAGCTGTGGAAGTTCAGACGGTGTCATTTAACTGATTCACAGCATGTCCGCAAGTAGTTTGTTAGAAACTTTAAATTGCTTTATTTATGCTTGCTGTGGGGGTTGAGGCTATCTAATGAGCATAACGTAGTTGCTTTGTGACCATTTAATATTACT
This genomic window from Gossypium raimondii isolate GPD5lz chromosome 10, ASM2569854v1, whole genome shotgun sequence contains:
- the LOC128033960 gene encoding uncharacterized protein LOC128033960 → MLGVPESIVPSQSSRGTKRKWVPEEDAALVSCMVDLHNVGTFNADTGFKAGYLNELEKMLEKALPNAMLKARPNIESRIRLLKRDWLIVYDMLNGQNNSGFGWDDHRQVIVAEDAVWDSYLKFKHRSFPYYDQLTAIYAKDRATGKDAQTAADVLEEINAEDVPSADINEDRNEYYDCDANVSFNDMDVSATEPQTDKNQGGSSSSKRKKKNSDATGHFSSSINDLATLLVENMRQLANKSRGVLPPMW